The DNA window CAAAGGGAGTGCAGTGTTGAGTGTGAGCGCTTGTGACCTACGGGACATATTCATTAGTAGTGCTTTATGTCCACACAGTGTACTGTACTGAAAGGGCATTAGAGCTGAGTatcgtttgttttttttgggatACTAGTTATAAAAtgatactttaaaaaaatgttaggCTAAATTTGCTTGCGATCTTTGAGGCAAACCCCTTTCATTGTAATCAACTGGTGGCAAGCAATTCGCAGGAACTTGTCTTGGGAATTGTAGAATTTATTCACTGACAGATAGCctaaactgtacacacagtgcACTGCTACGTTTATCTTTATACTCTCTGCTCTCGTCACTGGAGCCTTATTTTCACGCTTTATCATCAGACATACACATGCTCACGCTCTCTCTTAGCTGCACACAATCTGGCACTGAAACATTATGATTCAGTCTGGTAGGTACCAGTCATATAGGAACCAGTGCCATATTGTCATTGGGTTTTGGTACCATAGCCCAGAGGGAAGCCCTATTGAATGTTACACTGCTAAGCAACTCCATCACTCACTACAGAGCATTCAAGAACAGATAAAGTAAGACAGACCGGAAAGCCTGGTCATGTGACACTGTTGCAAAATCAAACAGCAATGTAACTTTCAGGATGAACACTTCTGTTCTTGAAAATAGCAGAGTTTTAACTTAATCAATgtcataaaatgtttgtgtgagcTTCTGCACTCAAATGAAACGTACACCAGCATTGCAAGGGGACGCAGATGTATTGCTCAATACCAAGGACACTGCGGTGTCAAGTGAAAACTGCAAGCAGCAATACTGGAGGCCAAGCACATTTTGAACAGACACTACACTAGTTTTATTCAATAGCATTATTGGTTTTGTGAGGTTTGTGGGTGTGGCTACAGCCTCAAATCAAGTCCAGCTATGCTGACAAGAATCAGACAAAAAGCCTTTTTCAGAGAGCACCTTTTGACTCATAgtaagaaaagcacaggtgtttcTATTCAAATGTCTCATTGATCCATGACAGTATGACACTGAACCAGCAcgcacaataccaggaccctgaaactgaagcagttaCACagaattcattatttattttacacttgtgtttgtcctactgtgacatgtcaacaTAACGGACAGGTCCCATCATCACAGCAGAAGTCGGCAGAACTCTATTTTGAGCATTAGGAAACATTTTGCAGCTATGAATAGATGCCCCCAGGATTGttaaaaacttaaaagtttCTGTaacctttaaaaatgtaaaacatttaatATAAATGTGTATATAACTGCTTTCAATCTGTTTTTAACAGAACTGGACACTGAGTGAAGTAATTACTGGTTTCTATTTAAATCTTGCTTTATCTTTTACATAATAGCCCCAgtttatatttcaaaataaactgaccacatgaaaataattataatttcCAAAAATGATTCTGGAGGAAAACACTGTATATGTCTAAAACCTTTGTGCAGAGCCTGCGtacagagaaacaaacagaaccCTGTTTAATAAGGAGCCATTGTTTCACTTTACTGTTTAATTGGCTCGTGGTtgaagagtgagacagagagagacagtatGATTTGAATCTAAATCCAGGAACTTCAAATACTGTTGGTAGAAAAAGTTAATCCCTCGTGTGACAGATAATCCTCATGAGACATAATTTACTGGTATTTGGCATGTATCTCTGCAGTGTCCCTGATGATAACAAACTATTGTCTCTGAAAAACTGTCTCTtcaatttttttctcttcaaacACCCAGTCCCTGTGCTCTAGTCCCTACTCTCGAACATGTTCCGTGTGAGGGACGTTTAGGAAAGATAAATGCTAataacatgaatgtgtgtgatcacAATGAGGCTCTCTGAACTATTGGAACATCTCAGTCATGATTTCCCCTCCACAGACACCAGCAGCCCCCATCCCACCTGCTGTTTGAGTTGCTGCACCAGTCTGTCCTTCTCCCGCTTCAGCAGAGCCACCTCGTCCtgggtcttcttcttcttagaGGAGGACAGCTCCAACAGGGCAATGTTAGCGTCCTTCTCGCTGATAGCAGCCAGCAGCGCCTCCTGCCTGTTTGGTGAGGATGAAACAACATGGCATTTAACCACACGAGTAAATAGCTCAATTAGCATTTATTATTCATTGCAGAAAATCATCCTGCCAGCTGGGGAAGGCCAGAATAGGATGACATTTTACAAGATGAAGGCAGCAATCGATACTCAGAGTCTGTTCTACccttgtgtgtacgtgtgtgtgtcttactTCATCTCCAGCACCTCCTCCAGGTGTTTCCTACGTTCAGCTCGCAGGGTTGAGAGGTGCGCTTCTTTCTCACACAGAGACTGCTGGGTGGAGGCCAGCTTGGCCCTCATGGACTCCAGCTCCTGCTTCACTTTCTCCATGGCCCccagcagctcctccatctgggaacacacaaacacacacacacacacacacacacacataccaacaATTAAATCATAAATTGAGTAAAACAGATTACCTAAAACCAGCAGAGAAAGCTTCTTTGTTTGACTTGCCAGTATAAAGTGCTCTAATAAGAGGCAGGGGCAGCAGAATTCATATGGGCTTTTGGGAAGGGCTAGGGGTCAACTATAACACAGATACCATTAAAGAACTACAGCACGAAATTTTATTTACCTGGTATTCATTTAacaaaggcacaagagtaccaTTGTTTTATATCAGTACATACCCTTATTACAAGTGATTGAATGAAAGAGTAATCCATCCCCAATTGATCATTTCTATTGGCTACTTGATGTACGAGCCGACCATTTAATCTGCATTGCTATGTAAACGAACAGCAGGTAAACAAAATGGCATGAATATTACACAGGCTGGAAACAGCAACACCTACAAAATAATGCAATCCAACAACATCAAACTCAAATTCCCCCAAAATGATCAAACGTCACACGTACTGCAGGGTTGTTGTGTTATTGCATGAGTTGTGGAGgtgttgctgttattgtgtCCACCCCTGTTAAGTGTTGTTGCTCACTGATGGCGGGCACACATACTGGGCTCATACCTTTGACAACTTTAAGTGGGCGAGGTTGGACTCATGCATTGGTTTGAGTGAGTGCTTCTGAGAGGCAGTGTGTAGCggagagaaaacaagagaaaacGACAAGCAAAGATAAAAGAACTGAGAAAGAGACGGAggccagaggagaggagaggagaggagaggagaaacacCACAATGGCAGCAAAAAGACGAGGGAGAAAGAATCTCAGTTTATGAAGGcgtttcttttttctgtttatagATGTGTGAAGATATGGaggtactgtatgtgtgatCCTTTGGGATAATTAATATTGCTTTGtcatgcttttgtgtgtgtgtgtgtgtgtgtgtagtcctGGAACgcaactaagtacatttactcaagtactgtccTTAAGTATAAGTTTGACATGCTTGTTCTTTAATagagcatttacattttatgtttctttacacTTTccctccactacatttatttgacacttTTAGTTACTCAGTGTTTCCCCTTGGATTTTTTCCCAGCAGGCGTGCTGAAGGGCCTCAGTTTTATTTTGCACCATTGGATATACAGTTAGTGTTTCTGCTGACACGAGAAGGGcttcagatttatatttgtACACAGCTGTAGAGGTCAACTTATGCTTAGTAAAATGCTTGTCATACCCCATATGCTGTTATAATCGCCCCTGCAACAGGAGGGGGGCAGATCTAACTGTTGAAATCTAGTGTTTCAATCAATATTGTGACTCTAGCACTGCCTGTAAAAACATTTGATTACGGGCAACAAGTAGAATACAGATACAAGTTACCTacataaaaaatgtatccaATTAGTTGAACAGGGTTTTGAGTAATGACATTAAAACCAAAACTTATTACTACTGTCCTAAACGAATATCGACCGATAACAATCTGTGGCAAATTGATCGGAGCACCCTTATCTAGTGGGGTTTGATTTTGATTGATAAGCCAAATGCAgatatgggaaacactgattacTTTTTTACATTAATACTGTATATCATAGTCCACTCTTCACTTTACACTTTATTCCAGGGCTGGTTGGCCTTCTTTAACCTTTCGTAGGCTCAGtcactggtatttgttcatttataaagccatttGTACTTTGACTGAACAGAGATCTGATTGTAGCTATAGTCGGAGATCTcaagacttgttttgttgtctgttccaAGTGCTCGGACTGAGCTGGGAAAGAAAGGTTTtatgtgctctgctcctctcgtTTGGAACAAACTTTCAAAAAAAAGAGTTAAAACTACGTGAACTCAAGCTCAAGTACAAGGATGAATGGGTCCGCTGTGTCTTATCATTGTGCACAGGTCTtctaatatttctacatgttactgtgtatcttttgttttttattgtgtggttgtttggctGAAACTTTTTGTTTGCGGCAGTCTGTGCCAGGTCtgccttgtaaaagagattgttGATCTCAACgggacttacctggttaaatatgggtttgaaaaaataaaaataaaggaaaaaaaaacaaaacaaaaacatataataTGCTTATATGAGATGATGCAGTACTTTACTATCAATCTAGTGGTACACAAAGTATCtaaaattggctccacattgacgaactacaacattaaaatgctcttATATGtgttagtaataaaaacagaatattataatacattttgctgacaatacagctttacttttacttaagtagcaTTTTGAATTCAGGACCTTTACTTAGGTTGGAGTATTTTTAGACCATGGTATATCTAAATTTACTTCAGTAAAGTATCTgtgtacttcttccaccactgtgtgTTCTGGAGGAGTTGTGTACCTGTTTCTCCTGGAGCGAGCGGGCAGCCTCCTCCTGTGCCAGCACCATCTCTCGCTCAGCAGTGATCTGAACACTCTCTCTCAGggcctcctccagctcctctatACGCTCTGACTTCTGACGCAGAGTGTCCTACACAACAGGAGTAGGAAGAGGTCAAAttatgttgggtttttttggacACTGATCTAGTGACTTTGTTCTAATGCAAGGTTAATACGAGGGATCTGCACTCATGCCCCACCTTCACCTGCTGGGAGCTCTCGGACATGTTgtcctcccttttcctggcctCCTCCATGAGTCGAGCGTTCCTGCTCTTCTCCACCTGCTCCTTGTGCTTCAGAGACGCCACCTTCTTTGACTGGTCCTTCATCTGCCTACAGGAGCACCATAGCATACATTGGAGAAGTTACACGTTATGTACATGTATGGGTTAAACCTATGGTCCCACTTTATATGttaatggttttttttttaaattcaatttgaaaAGCGATGTTAAGTACAGTTATGCACCAAATAAATTTGTCTGATTCCAAAGGGAGAGCTTTTTACTTCCAAAAATGGCACATCAAGTGCAGCAagcatatttaatatttaaattctAATGTTTTGTTGACTCACATATTGCCACATCAATGATCACCCATGTTGAATGTTTTGATGCCAGTTATGATTGTAGCCAATTGTCAGTGAATACAGCATCAGGCAGCAAATGAAAGACATTTGCAAATCAAATGTGGACATAAATAGATGTCAGATGATGAGAATCTACCCTttttaaacacactgaaatgaCACTCAACAACCACAGCCTTGCAGAGCTGATTTGGCCAGATTTTTAACAGCCCTGCACAAAGTCAATGTAAGATTTTACTCAGGGTGAAAGACAGGAAAAATAAGAGagcaagaagaggaaaaacgGGCATGAACAGAAGAGGGAAGACAAAGAGTTCAATATGTCAAAACAAGGCAGTTGCTTGTGGCACCACATACTATGGCGAGGTAAGAGGTGGAGAGAAACTCAGGAGCGAAATGTGAGAAGAGAACAAAACAGATTAAAAGGATACTGGGGCCggggaagagagaaaaagagcagaTACTAACCTGGAGGCCAAACTGGTGGGGTGAGAGATTTCCAGTGAAACGCAAGAaagcagtaaaaagaaaaacagaccaGGAAGATGAATCAagtgaggaaaaagagaaagcagGAGGGGAAGGGGGCTCATTCACATCAGCTGGAGGATTATGTGGTGACTCTGGTGTCATAAGATTTCATGGTTgaccacatacacatacaaGTGCAAGACAAAGAGAGCAGAAAGATGGCTTGCCTATGCAAACTATTATATCTGTATAACAGGTCTGCTAATAACATTCAGCACATCAGCTCTCAGAGCCACCAGGATGCAAAATGGTAGACAGCCAAATGACATTAGAATCCATTTTTTATGTGCTCGGGGAAACAATCTCCAGAGGGACATGATGTCATTGAAGGAAAATTTGCATCAGTCATGAGGAACAGTGGTCACAAGTCCAAGATAGCAGGGATGAAATAGAAAGCAGAGTGAAGCCATCtaacaccacaaaaaaaaacaacagcaagcaAAAGTCTCAATCATTAACTTCTGTAACACAAAGTCACAACAAAATACATACACTGTGAATATTGAAGACACTACCCGGGCTAAGGAACACAAACCACCTGCACATAAAACTAACACACATTCAATAAAAGAGACACATGTCAAATCTGACAGccccacaagccgagtgccatctagttcctttatatttaagagaagacacacatctctacagccgatatctccaagaCTAGGCAACACACATCAAAATTTTCTAGATTAAaaaataacactacaggtaagagaagaataatatatatttttggggtgaactgcccctttaactACTCTCAAATAACAAGGCCAAAGCTTGAACACATGGCACACAAAAGAAAAGACTTCTGAGAGAGACTACAACATGCACGTTTCCACCAACCTCTCCAGCTCATTGATCTTTTTGTCCTTGTCATTCTTCTCATTCTCCATTTCCCGAAGGATCTCCAGCAAGCGGTCCACTTCAGCCTGGGCCTTCCCAGAATCCTCTTTGTGGCGGGCCACTTCCTGTTCGAGGTTCTTAATGCGTTCGGCCAGCTCAGTGTTAGCCTGAGCCTCCAGGGCTGCGTTTTGAGCCTGACAAAGGATGGGAAGCTGGTTAGCAAGCACTTGTATTCAGCATCCACAGTTAGGGGTTAGATAACAAACAAAATCACAGTCATATAAAAGTAAACATATAGCAGCATTATGTAGAGCTGTCTGGTTTCTTTATGTGAGGATCTCACTCTCTTAAGCTGATTCTCCACTTTGAGTAACTCCTCCCTCTTCTGCTCCAAGGCGATCTCCATACTCTTGAGTTTGGAGTCCTTCTTCAGCCCAGAGGAGGCCAGGGATGATGCATGCTCCTTCAGGTCCAGCAGAGACgtctgcatacacacacacacacattcacagaaatAGAGATGAACCTCTTCCAGCTCATTGAACTAACAGAGCATGGGACTGAGGAGACTGAAAATACATTAGATCTAATACAGGCACCCATGACTCATCGTAAAGTAAGACTAATGGAAAAAAAGCTGACAGTAATGTTTCACTGTATTAATAGAATCACAGTAAACAAGAGTTTGCCTGTCTTTGTGCGAGCTCGTGTTCCTGCAAGCGTTTCTCACCTCTCTGTCTGACAGGTCTCCCTGCAGTAAGCTCAGTTTCTCCTTCAACTCCTTCAGTTCCTTCCTGTTACAGTCAAGCTCCTCCGTCCTCTCCCGATCGTCTCTGTCTCGCTGCTCTTTTAGACGCTCGATGATGCGCTCCTAGGAAGAGGTAAAGAATACCATCTCACATGCTGCCTTCACAGACATAACTGATCAACATACATACGCTGCTACAAATAAGGactcagaaaataaatacaatgtaCAATTTGTGCAGACATAGACTCACTTTTTCTGCAAGAGACTCCTCCAGTGTGGTGAGAGCTGTGTCAGTGTTGGAAGTGTCCGCCTGCAAAGACTTTACTCTCTCCTTCAGACTGCTcatctgcttttctttgtccctCAGCTGCTCCTGCAGGTTCTCAATCTGTGAGCAAACACAAGTACCGTCCGTCAAAACAAACAACCACAGGACACACATTTTAGAAGGATGACGAATGCATGCGGTCATTTCAGACAACACAATCCTTGAAACAGTTCTTAGTCCAAATCACCTTTTTCTGGAGCACATTGACTTTGCGCTCCTTAACCTCCAGCATGTCCTTGAGGTCGTGGATCTCCCCATTGAGCGTGCCCTTCTCTTCTGACATTTCTTGTATCTGCTTGCTCTTCTTATTCAGAGTTGTCTCCTTCTCTTCCAAGCGCAGGCGCAAGGCATCCACCTGGTCAGGGAGAAGTGACCAACTAAAGTGTCATACTCACAAAATCAAAGTGGTcaaaagcaaaggaaacagGAAAATGTCCTTCACATATGGTAACTAGGATTGGGTATTTAACTCAGTACTTTTAAGGGTACTGACTGAACTACATTGCTACTACAAGGTCACGATTCACATTATATCCATAGGTACCAAATGTCAATACCACTCAGGATGACCTACCCAAACGATGTACGCATTTGCAATGGGTTTAAGAGCTGAAACAATATATTCCAGAAAACACACCCATACTTTTAACCATATTTATAAAGGAATTTGTACCTTCTTACAGATATTTCCTACTTGACGAAACTACCTACTCTACTTTTAACTATATTTATAGAGGGCGTGGTCCATTCCAATAGATCTATCACTACTGTTGGGTCATTCTGAGTGGGTAACTCTATTTATTAGTACAACTAGTTTAGACAAGAGGTACAAGTGCTGTGAAGTGCCCAGAAGCCTGGAAGCCAGTCAGAGTTTCTGCatcctgtttattttattttctatattattttataGCCTAGTGTCACTACTATACGAGTACACACACGCccatgcacataaacacacacagacagacatacagaggCAGAAGATTGCCTCTATGTGTGATTACAAAAGAcaagaggagcagagctgtgttTTAGTCTACTATGTCACctctgcagcttgttcaaaaattacatttttgttataaaagaaaaagtaaagtatTGAGAAAAAGGTACTGTTGGGTTCCAGTACCAAATTCCAGGTTCACAGTTTTACTGTGAACAGTACCCAACCTCAGTGGTAACATCTGTCCTTTTGTTTGTAGTATTATTggtcagaagaagaaaggacAAGTCTTTTTCCTCGCTCCACAACATATGTACCTCTAAAGTGCTCTTGCTTTACACCTATGCCAAAGTCCTCTGGGCAACAGTACATACATACCTCTGTCTGTAAAATGGCAGCTCGCTGCTCCTTGGCAGTGAGGGACTCCTTGAGAACTTCGATGTGCTGCTTGCTGTCAGAGAACTGGTTGGTGAGCGTCTCCAGCTTGGTCTGCAAACCAAGCAGCTCGGTGTCCTTCCTCGAGAGGTCCTGCTTCACCTGCTCCATCTGAAAAAGGCGAGGCcattggggggaaaaaagagggagggaggaaaatgAAAGTCTGAGTCTCACTTCTAAATTTAAGATTTACCACAACAGTTCAGTCAAATTAAACTCCATCTCACGCTGTCACGGACCTTGTTCTTCATGAATTTCGTGTGGCTGCGGTAGACCTCCATCTGCTTCATCTCCTCCTGACGCTCCTCACAGCTCAGGAGTCCATTGGATTTCAGCATTAGCAGctcctcctccatgtctctcatgCCCCGCTCCATTGAATTGATTTTTGCATCCTGGGGTTGATGAAGAGGAATtcacagacacagcatgaacatGTGCGATCAGACATTGCACAAACATACTCACTCACACTCGTTTATTTAAATCCTCACCTTCATGTCGATAACAGTCTGTAAAGCCTTAGTTTTGGTGGATTCAGGGGTTCCCTCATAACGACGATGCAGCTCCTTTTGACAGATGAAGACGAACACGTTTTATGTATGTAAAAATAACTACAATGATGAAATGTAATGTTACATCTCCCATGGGTGGACTGGATATTACCTCTCTTAGTGCATTgatctctctgtccctctggtCCAGTAAACTCTCAAGGTGATGTCTGTGCATCTCTGCATCAGCCAGTCTCCTGGTCCGCTCCTGGTCCTCCTCTGATGCTTTGGCAGATGGCCCTGAGACAGAGTGTGCAACACCTTGGTTACCATGATGAAGTAGGTGAAACGACATTCATTTCATCTATCAAAGATATTCTGTGATGTTTAAATGGGTTTTGGGCTTCCTCTTAGTTTCCTGCATCTGGTTTGTAAAGTGTGATGTCTCTGATATTTTGTGTCACCAAAGGACACACACCTATACAAAGGCCTCTGCATGAAGAAGTCAGAGATTCCTAGCCTGAGAAGCATGCTTGGGTTAAAGCATGCATTGTGGTTAGTTTATGGAGCACAGAAACCCATATTTGGCCAGCTGAGGAAAGAGCTTGGGTGGAGCTGAGGGGGGGAAAGCAAGCTGCAACCATCACAGCTTTAAATGATTGCCTGA is part of the Epinephelus lanceolatus isolate andai-2023 chromosome 5, ASM4190304v1, whole genome shotgun sequence genome and encodes:
- the LOC117262254 gene encoding ELKS/Rab6-interacting/CAST family member 1-like isoform X3, giving the protein MYGSARSVGRGDANHSGGRDGGGTGNQGSGRSPRLPRSPRMGHRRTNSTGGSGGGPGGAGGKTLSMENIQSLNAAYATSGPMYLSDNEVAMAGDHLPKTGGTVTTMGRQRVTYGSRGSSSGVVAASTPNISTTVPANAVLPAGMMAGDALAFGDHHMASTVPHSLRQARDNTILDLQAQLKEVLRENEMLRREVEVKESKLSSSMNSIKTFWSPELKKERALRKDEVSKITVWKEQYRVIQDEAQHLQMTVQALQDELRIQRDLNQLLQQDPAIQGRDLALTSEPTEENYRRLQAEHERQAKELFLLRKTLEEMELRIDTQKQTLGARDESIKKLLEMLQSKGPSAKASEEDQERTRRLADAEMHRHHLESLLDQRDREINALREELHRRYEGTPESTKTKALQTVIDMKDAKINSMERGMRDMEEELLMLKSNGLLSCEERQEEMKQMEVYRSHTKFMKNKMEQVKQDLSRKDTELLGLQTKLETLTNQFSDSKQHIEVLKESLTAKEQRAAILQTEVDALRLRLEEKETTLNKKSKQIQEMSEEKGTLNGEIHDLKDMLEVKERKVNVLQKKIENLQEQLRDKEKQMSSLKERVKSLQADTSNTDTALTTLEESLAEKERIIERLKEQRDRDDRERTEELDCNRKELKELKEKLSLLQGDLSDRETSLLDLKEHASSLASSGLKKDSKLKSMEIALEQKREELLKVENQLKRAQNAALEAQANTELAERIKNLEQEVARHKEDSGKAQAEVDRLLEILREMENEKNDKDKKINELERQMKDQSKKVASLKHKEQVEKSRNARLMEEARKREDNMSESSQQVKDTLRQKSERIEELEEALRESVQITAEREMVLAQEEAARSLQEKQMEELLGAMEKVKQELESMRAKLASTQQSLCEKEAHLSTLRAERRKHLEEVLEMKQEALLAAISEKDANIALLELSSSKKKKTQDEVALLKREKDRLVQQLKQQTQNRMKLMADNYEDDHLKTAPDQTNHKPSPDQMIPPLLALSQNRSKLKLYIAHLTDLCHDRDPSILSQLMPPSHYHHSDPEDWEEELQKMSVEQLERELEVCEKESGELQEYANSVLQQIADYCPDILEQVVNALEESC
- the LOC117262254 gene encoding ELKS/Rab6-interacting/CAST family member 1-like isoform X1 translates to MYGSARSVGRGDANHSGGRDGGGTGNQGSGRSPRLPRSPRMGHRRTNSTGGSGGGPGGAGGKTLSMENIQSLNAAYATSGPMYLSDNEVAMAGDHLPKTGGTVTTMGRQRVTYGSRGSSSGVVAASTPNISTTVPANAVLPAGMMAGDALAFGDHHMASTVPHSLRQARDNTILDLQAQLKEVLRENEMLRREVEVKESKLSSSMNSIKTFWSPELKKERALRKDEVSKITVWKEQYRVIQDEAQHLQMTVQALQDELRIQRDLNQLLQQDPAIQGRDLALTSEPTEENYRRLQAEHERQAKELFLLRKTLEEMELRIDTQKQTLGARDESIKKLLEMLQSKGPSAKASEEDQERTRRLADAEMHRHHLESLLDQRDREINALREELHRRYEGTPESTKTKALQTVIDMKDAKINSMERGMRDMEEELLMLKSNGLLSCEERQEEMKQMEVYRSHTKFMKNKMEQVKQDLSRKDTELLGLQTKLETLTNQFSDSKQHIEVLKESLTAKEQRAAILQTEVDALRLRLEEKETTLNKKSKQIQEMSEEKGTLNGEIHDLKDMLEVKERKVNVLQKKIENLQEQLRDKEKQMSSLKERVKSLQADTSNTDTALTTLEESLAEKERIIERLKEQRDRDDRERTEELDCNRKELKELKEKLSLLQGDLSDRETSLLDLKEHASSLASSGLKKDSKLKSMEIALEQKREELLKVENQLKRAQNAALEAQANTELAERIKNLEQEVARHKEDSGKAQAEVDRLLEILREMENEKNDKDKKINELESLASRQMKDQSKKVASLKHKEQVEKSRNARLMEEARKREDNMSESSQQVKDTLRQKSERIEELEEALRESVQITAEREMVLAQEEAARSLQEKQMEELLGAMEKVKQELESMRAKLASTQQSLCEKEAHLSTLRAERRKHLEEVLEMKQEALLAAISEKDANIALLELSSSKKKKTQDEVALLKREKDRLVQQLKQQTQNRMKLMADNYEDDHLKTAPDQTNHKPSPDQMIPPLLALSQNRSKLKLYIAHLTDLCHDRDPSILSQLMPPSHYHHSDPEDWEEELQKMSVEQLERELEVCEKESGELQEYANSVLQQIADYCPDILEQVVNALEESC
- the LOC117262254 gene encoding ELKS/Rab6-interacting/CAST family member 1-like isoform X4, with product MYGSARSVGRGDANHSGGRDGGGTGNQGSGRSPRLPRSPRMGHRRTNSTGGSGGGPGGAGGKTLSMENIQSLNAAYATSGPMYLSDNEVAMAGDHLPKTGGTVTTMGRQRVTYGSRGSSSGVVAASTPNISTTVPANAVLPAGMMAGDALAFGDHHMASTVPHSLRQARDNTILDLQAQLKEVLRENEMLRREVEVKESKLSSSMNSIKTFWSPELKKERALRKDEVSKITVWKEQYRVIQDEAQHLQMTVQALQDELRIQRDLNQLLQQDPAIQGRDLALTSEPTEENYRRLQAEHERQAKELFLLRKTLEEMELRIDTQKQTLGARDESIKKLLEMLQSKGPSAKASEEDQERTRRLADAEMHRHHLESLLDQRDREINALREELHRRYEGTPESTKTKALQTVIDMKDAKINSMERGMRDMEEELLMLKSNGLLSCEERQEEMKQMEVYRSHTKFMKNKMEQVKQDLSRKDTELLGLQTKLETLTNQFSDSKQHIEVLKESLTAKEQRAAILQTEVDALRLRLEEKETTLNKKSKQIQEMSEEKGTLNGEIHDLKDMLEVKERKVNVLQKKIENLQEQLRDKEKQMSSLKERVKSLQADTSNTDTALTTLEESLAEKERIIERLKEQRDRDDRERTEELDCNRKELKELKEKLSLLQGDLSDRETSLLDLKEHASSLASSGLKKDSKLKSMEIALEQKREELLKVENQLKRAQNAALEAQANTELAERIKNLEQEVARHKEDSGKAQAEVDRLLEILREMENEKNDKDKKINELESLASRQMKDQSKKVASLKHKEQVEKSRNARLMEEARKREDNMSESSQQVKDTLRQKSERIEELEEALRESVQITAEREMVLAQEEAARSLQEKQHSLKPMHESNLAHLKLSKMEELLGAMEKVKQELESMRAKLASTQQSLCEKEAHLSTLRAERRKHLEEVLEMKQEALLAAISEKDANIALLELSSSKKKKTQDEVALLKREKDRLVQQLKQQTQNRMKLMADNYEDDHLKTAPDQTNHKPSPDQMIPPLLALSQNRSKLKLYIAHLTDLCHDRDPSILSQLMPPSHYHHSDPEDWEEELQKMSVEQLERELEVCEKESGELQEYANSVLQQIADYCPDILEQVVNALEESC
- the LOC117262254 gene encoding ELKS/Rab6-interacting/CAST family member 1-like isoform X2 produces the protein MYGSARSVGRGDANHSGGRDGGGTGNQGSGRSPRLPRSPRMGHRRTNSTGGSGGGPGGAGGKTLSMENIQSLNAAYATSGPMYLSDNEVAMAGDHLPKTGGTVTTMGRQRVTYGSRGSSSGVVAASTPNISTTVPANAVLPAGMMAGDALAFGDHHMASTVPHSLRQARDNTILDLQAQLKEVLRENEMLRREVEVKESKLSSSMNSIKTFWSPELKKERALRKDEVSKITVWKEQYRVIQDEAQHLQMTVQALQDELRIQRDLNQLLQQDPAIQGRDLALTSEPTEENYRRLQAEHERQAKELFLLRKTLEEMELRIDTQKQTLGARDESIKKLLEMLQSKGPSAKASEEDQERTRRLADAEMHRHHLESLLDQRDREINALREELHRRYEGTPESTKTKALQTVIDMKDAKINSMERGMRDMEEELLMLKSNGLLSCEERQEEMKQMEVYRSHTKFMKNKMEQVKQDLSRKDTELLGLQTKLETLTNQFSDSKQHIEVLKESLTAKEQRAAILQTEVDALRLRLEEKETTLNKKSKQIQEMSEEKGTLNGEIHDLKDMLEVKERKVNVLQKKIENLQEQLRDKEKQMSSLKERVKSLQADTSNTDTALTTLEESLAEKERIIERLKEQRDRDDRERTEELDCNRKELKELKEKLSLLQGDLSDRETSLLDLKEHASSLASSGLKKDSKLKSMEIALEQKREELLKVENQLKRAQNAALEAQANTELAERIKNLEQEVARHKEDSGKAQAEVDRLLEILREMENEKNDKDKKINELESLASRQMKDQSKKVASLKHKEQVEKSRNARLMEEARKREDNMSESSQQDTLRQKSERIEELEEALRESVQITAEREMVLAQEEAARSLQEKQMEELLGAMEKVKQELESMRAKLASTQQSLCEKEAHLSTLRAERRKHLEEVLEMKQEALLAAISEKDANIALLELSSSKKKKTQDEVALLKREKDRLVQQLKQQTQNRMKLMADNYEDDHLKTAPDQTNHKPSPDQMIPPLLALSQNRSKLKLYIAHLTDLCHDRDPSILSQLMPPSHYHHSDPEDWEEELQKMSVEQLERELEVCEKESGELQEYANSVLQQIADYCPDILEQVVNALEESC